The following coding sequences lie in one Arachis ipaensis cultivar K30076 chromosome B03, Araip1.1, whole genome shotgun sequence genomic window:
- the LOC107633614 gene encoding uncharacterized protein LOC107633614: MTDHSETQQHSQNNVDLLAANSVLQAENQRLAELLATLQNDRDRKVDSKKINANQHEEHLSESNAKTGETIPKNVRRRTNSFSEKIMSFKMPQNFTLPMTLMPYKGIGDLKVHVTKFESMMFLNSDSDPIMCRSFPTFLDGAALLWFSNFPAGSINNFDEFAKMFINHFAASKIYVRDSDYLSTIKQGQHESLKDYMTRFTTAAMKIPDLNPEVQLHAIKSGLRPGKFQEAIAVAKPKTLEEFRDKATGQIEIEELRETRRNEKPMSRKEEERPYRSQNRDSKKPFRLAPKFDSYTKFNTKREDIIKEILHSKLIKPPNRAGTYQDQRYVDKTKHCAFHQKFGHTTDECVIAKDTLERLARQGLLDKYIGRQLHKEQPTSHEAEHLKANGEKSQWQSNQPPKKVINYISGGFACGGGTSLARKRSYRTMLAVQNETPTNAPTPEVPNITFTSKDFDNKTPNLDDPVVISVTTRDLLVRKVLLDQGSSADVMFLSTFEKMQRNEKILQPSSGELVGFSGERIPVTSYVWVRTPPHSKTLDIQCLIVDCFSPYNIILGRPSLNTFGAIVSTIHLCVRFCSEKGTIATVHSNRKEARQCYNAGLKIQQTPTRRINSVYNASDIPDLAELDPRIHHEQRPTPTDDLHKVSLTEDKSQCTNIGSTLLAGYKQQMTDLL, encoded by the coding sequence ATGACCGACCATTCCGAAACCCAACAGCATTCTCAAAACAATGTCGACCTCCTTGCTGCCAATTCCGTCCTCCAAGCGGAAAATCAGCGACTAGCCGAACTCCTGGCGACGCTGCAAAACGACAGAGATCGAAAGGTCGATAGCAAGAAAATAAATGCTAACCAACACGAGGAACACCTGTCGGAATCCAACGCAAAAACAGGAGAGACAATCCCAAAGAACGTGAGACGCCGGACCAACTCGTTCTCCGAGAAAATAATGAGCTTCAAGATGCCACAGAACTTCACACTTCCGATGACGCTAATGCCCTACAAGGGAATCGGAGATCTTAAAGTCCACGTTACAAAATTTGAGTCTATGATGTTCCTCAACAGCGACTCAGACCCCATCATGTGCCGATCTTTCCCAACATTCCTAGATGGAGCTGCTTTATTATGGTTTTCTAACTTTCCTGCAGGATCCATAAACAACTTTGATGAGTTCGCCAAAATGTTCATCAATCATTTTGCAGCATCCAAGATATACGTTAGGGACTCAGACTACCTCAGCACAATCAAACAGGGACAACACGAGAGCTTAAAGGACTACATGACGCGCTTTACAACAGCAGCAATGAAAATTCCCGACCTCAATCCAGAAGTACAACTGCACGCAATAAAGAGCGGTCTCAGGCCAGGAAAATTCCAGGAAGCAATCGCTGTGGCAAAACCAAAAACACTGGAGGAATTCAGAGATAAGGCGACAGGGCAAATCGAAATTGAGGAACTCCGTGAAACTAGGAGGAACGAAAAGCCCATGTccagaaaggaggaagaaagaccATACAGGTCCCAAAACAGAGACTCTAAAAAGCCTTTCAGGCTAGCCCCGAAGTTCGATTCTTATACCAAGTTCAACACCAAAAGGGAGGATATAATCAAAGAGATCCTCCACAGCAAACTCATCAAACCACCAAACCGAGCTGGCACATACCAAGACCAGAGGTACGTTGACAAGACGAAACACTGCGCTTTCCATCAAAAATTTGGACACACCACGGACGAGTGCGTTATAGCTAAAGACACGTTGGAAAGACTAGCAAGACAAGGGTTACTGGACAAATACATCGGCAGACAACTCCACAAAGAACAACCAACATCACACGAGGCAGAACACCTGAAAGCAAATGGCGAAAAATCTCAGTGGCAGAGTAATCAACCACCTAAGAAAGTCATCAACTACATTTCAGGAGGTTTTGCGTGTGGCGGGGGCACAAGCTTGGCCAGGAAAAGAAGCTACAGGACCATGTTGGCGGTCCAAAACGAAACACCCACTAACGCACCTACTCCAGAAGTCCCTAACATCACATTCACCAGCAAGGACTTTGACAATAAGACTCCCAACCTTGACGACCCCGTAGTCATCTCAGTAACAACAAGAGACCTCTTAGTTCGGAAAGTCTTGCTAGACCAAGGTAGCAGTGCCGATGTCATGTTTCTGTCGACCTTCGAGAAAATGCAACGTAACGAAAAAATTCTACAGCCGTCCTCCGGGGAGCTCGTCGGATTCTCAGGGGAAAGAATCCCCGTGACAAGTTATGTATGGGTGAGGACACCCCCTCACTCAAAAACTTTAGACATTCAATGCCTAATTGTTGACTGTTTCAGCCCATATAATATTATCTTGGGAAGACCCTCTTTAAACACTTTCGGAGCCATAGTCTCCACAATTCACTTGTGTGTTAGGTTTTGTTCAGAAAAAGGAACCATAGCAACAGTTCACTCGAACAGGAAAGAGGCAAGGCAGTGCTACAACGCAGGGCTAAAAATACAACAAACACCAACAAGGAGAATAAACTCGGTATACAATGCCAGCGATATACCAGACCTCGCCGAGTTGGATCCTCGGATCCATCATGAGCAGAGGCCAACACCAACCGATGATCTCCACAAGGTAAGCCTGACCGAGGATAAGAGTCAATGCACTAACATTGGTTCTACCTTGCTTGCAGGATACAAACAACAAATGACAGATCTACTCTGA